The segment CTGATGCTTCAAATGAATAAATAACATAAGCGCCTCCATTTACGGAGATTCTTAAATTACGTGCCACTTTAGAGATATAAGAAATATCAACGTCGTATGTTTTGGCTTCAGCAACTAAAATGTTATTGTAACGTATGCCGTTAGCAGTACCTAACGCCGGGCTGGCTAATGCACCATTCGATGCTGTGTTACAGGTAACAATAGATGTGCTTCCAACAATTTCAGCCAATTCTGCTTCAAGGTTAACATCTGTAAGAGGAGCTTTCTCCAATTTAATTTTATCAATGAAAGGAGAATTGGGAAGCGGAGAGCCTGCACCCCATGGTTTAATATCAATTGTGTTGATACCACGATTCAGATTTACGATCACTTCATGAATAGCAGGAGAACCCAATGTTGGATTTGAAGCATCAATGAAACACCAGTTTCCGGAAGAGACTGTTATTTGTCGGCCCATAGTGACGCCATTTACAATTACTTTAAAGCTTCTGCTGTCTTTACTCATGTAAGAAACTTTCAGTTTGTAGGCACCTGGAGTAGCCGCAATTATATTCTGAAATCTTACTCCATTGGCTGCAGCTGTGCTCATATTTACCTGGATGCCGTTAGAGGAGTTTACACAGTTTTGCTGAGTTACTGTACCAAGGAACGTAGCAGTTTCTGCCTCAAACTCTAAATTTTCATTTAGCAGTAACACATCAGGATCTGTTGTTGATGGTGTTTTTCCTTTTGTTGCCACAGCAAGTCGATCAACATGTACATTGCCACCGGCAACAGCAATTTTAACGGTGTGCTCTCCGGCAGAAAGGAAGTAACTGAAACTTCTGTCTTCCGTTCCATAACTGTAATAAAATTTCTTCCAATACCATTCATACACTGAACTTCCCAGACGATCCCATTTACGATAAGGCTCATCATCAACAGCGATCCATAAACTGTTCTCGCCTGCATTGATAGCTTTGATCTTTGCCCAAAGTTCATATTCATCTGCTTTGGCAACATTGATTGTAAATGTGATCTGGTTGTCAGTGCCAGTTGGTGGTTGAGGTGAAGTGATGTTCGTTCCACTCTTCAAATAAGCACCACCGCCTGTATTGGTTGATGTTTCAAGATTCCAGTTGGAACCTCGTGTTGCATTTTCTGCTTCGTAGAAAGTAAGAACATCTGTTACATCCAAACCAAACTTCACATCGGAAGGAGTACAGAAACCTTGATCTTTTTTAAGTGCTTCCAGATTTTCAAGTCCATTGGTAATCACAATCTGATCAAGTTTGATATTGCTGTTCGGGAATTCAATTGTTAAACGGTGCATGCCCGTTCCCAGGTCATAAATTCTTGGTATCTGGAACCATGTAAAAGCAGAACTTGTAAATGGTGATATCTGCTCCGGTGCAGCACCATCCATTCCCATTTTTATTGCTCCTGTTCCGGTGGATGCAGAACGTATATAAACCCGGTAAGAGCCTGCCACTGAAGTTTCAAATTCAAAATGTATTTGTTTAGCAAGTGTTGTTGCACCTGCAAGATTTGCATCGCCTTTCAGGTATAAACCATTTGAAGCGTTTGCATCAGTCAAAACTGTCCATTGATTGCCAATATATTTTCCGCACTCTGCTTCAAAAGCAGTTGTGTTTATAATTGGAGAAACATAAGATTGATCTAATCCGTCAAGATTATTGGGACATGTATATGTTGTCTTGGATATGGATGGGGCTGAAATATGATTTTTATATAAAGTGCCAATATTTGTAAGAGCACCGCTTGCATCAAAATAATTGGCAGATGATGTTGGTACCTGAGCAATACTGCTGTTTGGTTGAAAGTAAGCATACCGCTCTACATAACTGAGTGTATCAAGAAATGGTAATGCTAAAGTGAGAAAGCCTTCCTGTGTTGGATTTGGTCGATTTGGATTTGCATTGAACTCCGTAATCCAGATAGGTAACTTATAAATATTGTAAACGCTTTGCAGATAAGTTTTGAAACGGTTAAAAATTTCCTGAGGAGTAGCGTTAGGGGTGCTTGCAGGATTACTTCCCCAATCGTACCAGTGTACGGCTACAAAATCAAAACGCACATCTTTTGCTTTTGCAATTGTAGCAAAATCTTTTAACCAGCCAGTAGGACCGTTTTCACGTGGTGCTGGTGTTCCTAACCGCACACCAAGGCTCATCAGGTTTTCATAATAAGCAACTGCTACTGCAGGCTGACAAAGATTATTGAATTGACCTGATTGATCTTCACAATTATCAGATTCATTAAAACCTAATACCTGGGTTGTTTTTTTCTTTGCAATGATTTGACTCAAGGCAGACGGGAATGTTCCGCTTGCACCCCATGCCATTGGAACATATTCAGTATTTGGATATGGATTACCATTTAAATTCCAATTGTAATACCAGCCGGCATCAAGGTCATAATAAAAACCGGTTCCTTTCTTTGTAACCCAGTTCCATGGTACTACTCTTATAAAACTTACATTACCCTGTAGCGCCACGTCAAGCGTATTCACAGTAAGATCTGACTCAGATGCAATATAGACTCTGCTTTTTCCTGTACCATTATCATTTACAGCCAACGTAGCCATAAAACCTCTTTTTAATTTGAATGAACGGATGTTGTTATTCATTCCATTAGGTACAGTTGAGCCGCTGTAAATAATATCTTCACTTACATCAGCAGACGAACCTTGCAAATTTGAATTGCTGTAAATCTTTGCAGGAGCAAATGCGTTAGAAAGAGGTCGCACCACCGAACCGCTTTGATAATATTGATTAATACGGAAGTTATTATCCAAAGTGCCGGCAACATCATTTATAAAGATGTTACCTGTTCTTGCCAACAGATTTTTCGGATTATCCTGCTTTAGGTAAACCCATGATGCAGCATCCAGAAAGTTTAATGAAAGCGATGCTGACATTGTTCCCTGCTGCAGATAAACGGTGCTTTCATTATTTAATGATAAAACGCCTTGTGTTACTGAACCGTTTGTTACAGTAATAGTAGAGCTTACCAAAGTGAGCCCAAGTTGGGCGCAACCAAAAAATATATTACCACTGGCAGCTACACTGGCAGATGAAATATAAAGATTGAAATTGATTGTGACACCAGGCTCTAATGTATTAGCATCGGGATGAGGATCGGTGACAAGATCCTGTGCAGAAGGACAGATCTGATACAAATACGGGCTTGAAGCATTGCAGGATTGTCCTGAATTATCTTCGGTTGCCATTCGCCAGTTGTTTTCATTAAAGAAATCATTGTCTGTTTCACCGGTCCAGTATAAATAACTTGTTGATGGATCACAGGGATTTCCACCTTGTTGTGCAGAAGTGGAAAGTGAAACAAAGCATAATAAAATGATTGAAAATAGCAATGCCTGAAAACGGCTAGTGAATTTAAACATGGCAAGTTTAGTTTTGATTTTTTCTGTTAATCCAAAACTATTTTCTTACGAGTATAAACATGGGGACAATCAACTCATTAAAGGGGTCGTTTTGTCTTAATTTAAACTACCGGAATATGAAATAAAAAATTGCCTTCTTTGTAAACAGACACTACTATTGTTAATTGATTGTTGAAGGCCCTGAGCTGTTATGTTTCATCTTATTGCATTAACTATTGCAGTTTACTCAACAGAATTTTATTGCCTTGACACATTACTACCCCTTTCTTGAGATTAGAGTTTCCGCAAGCCAATTGATATAGCTCTACATTTATCGATATCATAAGTTTTTCTGATGAAAATTATTCTCCTGCTGATTGCTCATTTGTTTTTGATTGCCAGTTACAAGTCAGGTTAATTAACTGAACAAACAATTTCCGTTCAATATAAGCTGGTTTGGTTTGATGGGCTTAATACTGATGGAGTGCAGGATTCAGTTAAGTGGAAATTTGATCAAGCGTTGTAAAAAATAATACCCAATCATCTTTCAAATAACTATAAAATGATAATAGAGCAACCTGCTTCAAAAAGAAAGCTTAAACTGGTTGAAATAAACGGTGATTTAATCATCATTGGTGGCGGACTTTCAGGCGCCTGTGCAGCTATAACAGCAGCCAGAGTTGGATTAAGTGTAGTGTTAGTGCAGGACAGACCTGTGTTAGGAGGTAATTCTTCCAGCGAAGTCAGGCTGTGGGTTTTGGGTGCAACATCACATATGGGTAACAATAACAGGTGGGCAAGAGAGGGTGGTCTGATTGACGAGATTTTGCTGGAGAATGCCTATCGAAATCCTGAAGGGAATTCGCTGATTTATGATACCATTCTGCTGGAGAAAGTAACGAATGAAAAAAATATTACACTTCTTTTAAATACCGCAGTTTATGATCTT is part of the Lacibacter sediminis genome and harbors:
- a CDS encoding glycosyl hydrolase; translation: MFKFTSRFQALLFSIILLCFVSLSTSAQQGGNPCDPSTSYLYWTGETDNDFFNENNWRMATEDNSGQSCNASSPYLYQICPSAQDLVTDPHPDANTLEPGVTINFNLYISSASVAASGNIFFGCAQLGLTLVSSTITVTNGSVTQGVLSLNNESTVYLQQGTMSASLSLNFLDAASWVYLKQDNPKNLLARTGNIFINDVAGTLDNNFRINQYYQSGSVVRPLSNAFAPAKIYSNSNLQGSSADVSEDIIYSGSTVPNGMNNNIRSFKLKRGFMATLAVNDNGTGKSRVYIASESDLTVNTLDVALQGNVSFIRVVPWNWVTKKGTGFYYDLDAGWYYNWNLNGNPYPNTEYVPMAWGASGTFPSALSQIIAKKKTTQVLGFNESDNCEDQSGQFNNLCQPAVAVAYYENLMSLGVRLGTPAPRENGPTGWLKDFATIAKAKDVRFDFVAVHWYDWGSNPASTPNATPQEIFNRFKTYLQSVYNIYKLPIWITEFNANPNRPNPTQEGFLTLALPFLDTLSYVERYAYFQPNSSIAQVPTSSANYFDASGALTNIGTLYKNHISAPSISKTTYTCPNNLDGLDQSYVSPIINTTAFEAECGKYIGNQWTVLTDANASNGLYLKGDANLAGATTLAKQIHFEFETSVAGSYRVYIRSASTGTGAIKMGMDGAAPEQISPFTSSAFTWFQIPRIYDLGTGMHRLTIEFPNSNIKLDQIVITNGLENLEALKKDQGFCTPSDVKFGLDVTDVLTFYEAENATRGSNWNLETSTNTGGGAYLKSGTNITSPQPPTGTDNQITFTINVAKADEYELWAKIKAINAGENSLWIAVDDEPYRKWDRLGSSVYEWYWKKFYYSYGTEDRSFSYFLSAGEHTVKIAVAGGNVHVDRLAVATKGKTPSTTDPDVLLLNENLEFEAETATFLGTVTQQNCVNSSNGIQVNMSTAAANGVRFQNIIAATPGAYKLKVSYMSKDSRSFKVIVNGVTMGRQITVSSGNWCFIDASNPTLGSPAIHEVIVNLNRGINTIDIKPWGAGSPLPNSPFIDKIKLEKAPLTDVNLEAELAEIVGSTSIVTCNTASNGALASPALGTANGIRYNNILVAEAKTYDVDISYISKVARNLRISVNGGAYVIYSFEASGNWCFEGGSPKIKTIPLALVQGVNTIEMRATTADAPFLDKIVIREQPISNVTFTTSGLPAGAISVNVDYKFYTNPTTLSVPLNAATDFIAPVATNKEIYFSYPATVTVPGGNVYSISGVSASGGTVAASSQQGFNNQFTPTQPRIITGAYELTCAVPTVTTQPVDREKSYGDTARFSFEGAGTAIAYQWQINTGSGFVNITASENNPGSIYTGFNSAQLDISSLTVSMSGYQYKCVITNSCGTASTNTVILTVNPITVTIAANDKTKIYGEDNPALDATVSGTINGDALNYTLSTAAEKFSSAGSYPIAIDLGSNPNYSVTVNNGNLQIEKRTLVVTATTGSSKVYDGNTNASVTTDPLNTTANVKLSDDRINNDVFNITHTSANFDSKNVSTTHVINVSGLELAGTAAANYVLSVTSVNTSNDAVITPKDVTVSASGIDKVYDGNTVANVTLSTDKVGGDDVSASFSAANFADFNAGTWEVSVTGITISGNDAGNYTLLNSTAVTNAKINKAGSTTTLITSAATVRYMDPLTMTAKIKPANTAGALTGTVQFSIGGVAYGSPVAVVPIPGDSEGIVQATMAPQVSNLPAVNPYSVTATFTSTNNNYEGSSEAKSITVLQRNASPYNDFVGFYTGTLFAWTSGPNSTTASVTLSTTIRDNSAPRGDMRGAKVTFYLVNGTTLTPINGAQNLPVGLIDINDGSVGTASAIVNFNIGSNNAQNFQIAVGISGAYINNPNLSSAQTIVTVSKPIPGGYMVGGGRIENISSSGYVRGKSGLNTDFQADITYTKSGTNPKGKANVLVRSYYKPDGMLDTELHTYIIATSAISSLNVSSPTATATFSAKANLYEQMTDLSLVQIEGGSTFEMVIYQNGCDQKVAITLYRKAGGIWYSSNWNGTATIQQKLNGGEASVSGGGICSVTAPRISNNVEQIELLPAVKFNIKTYPNPSTSYFMIRIESMDEKMPINVRVLSMNGKEVELIRNIKAGQTIQIGNSYFPGMYVMEVIQGEKKITTKLIKQAD